Proteins encoded together in one Streptomyces umbrinus window:
- a CDS encoding response regulator transcription factor, translating into MRVVLAEDLFLLRDGLVRLLEAYDFEIAAAVETGPELTRALAELNPDIAVVDVRLPPSHTDEGLQCALAARRARPGLPVLVLSQHVEQLYARELLADGAGGVGYLLKDRVFDAEQFIDAVRRVAAGGTAMDPQVIQQLLTRRQADDRPLGRVTPRELEVLELMAQGRSNAAIAGQLVVTERAIAKHTSNIFAKLGLEVSDDDNRRVLAVLAYLDQDR; encoded by the coding sequence TTGCGAGTTGTCCTAGCCGAAGACCTGTTCCTGCTGCGCGACGGACTGGTCCGGCTGTTGGAGGCGTACGACTTCGAGATCGCCGCGGCCGTCGAGACCGGGCCCGAACTCACCCGGGCGCTGGCCGAGTTGAACCCGGACATCGCCGTCGTCGACGTACGTCTGCCGCCCTCGCACACGGACGAGGGGCTGCAGTGCGCGCTGGCGGCCCGGCGGGCGAGACCCGGGCTGCCGGTGCTGGTCCTCTCGCAGCACGTGGAGCAGTTGTACGCGCGTGAGCTGCTCGCCGACGGGGCCGGCGGGGTCGGCTATCTGCTCAAGGACCGGGTGTTCGACGCCGAGCAGTTCATCGACGCCGTGCGGCGGGTCGCGGCGGGCGGTACGGCGATGGATCCGCAGGTCATCCAGCAGTTGCTGACGCGCCGACAGGCGGACGACCGGCCGCTGGGCCGGGTGACTCCGCGCGAGCTGGAGGTTTTGGAACTGATGGCGCAGGGCAGGTCGAATGCGGCGATCGCGGGCCAACTGGTGGTCACGGAGCGGGCGATCGCAAAGCACACGTCCAACATCTTCGCGAAGCTCGGCCTTGAGGTCTCGGACGATGACAACCGTCGCGTCCTGGCCGTTCTCGCCTATTTGGACCAGGACCGCTGA
- a CDS encoding NAD-dependent epimerase/dehydratase family protein: MRLLMLGGTEFVGRAVVEAALARGWDVTVFHRGRHEPPAGVRSLHGDRTAPDGLAALAGTEEQWDVVVDTWSAAPRVVRNAARLLANRARRYVYVSSCSVYAWPPAAGYDEGSPVVEGASPDAEHTDYARDKRGGELAVLEAFGEERALLVRAGLILGPYENIGRLPWWLDRMARGGPVLAPGPRELPLQYVDVRDLAEWTLGAVEAGADGAYNVISPSGHATMGALLDACVQVAGGTAAGGTAAGGPAELRWTDPEVVLAAGIEPWIQLPVWVPPGSESHDAMHRADVSRAVRDGLRCRPVAETVADTWSWLQGIGGTAPQRPDRPVVGLDPSVEAKVLGD, encoded by the coding sequence ATGAGACTTCTGATGCTGGGTGGTACGGAGTTCGTGGGCCGCGCCGTCGTGGAGGCGGCGCTCGCCCGCGGCTGGGACGTGACCGTCTTCCACCGGGGACGCCACGAACCTCCGGCGGGAGTGCGGTCCCTGCACGGCGACCGCACCGCGCCCGACGGGCTCGCGGCCCTGGCCGGGACCGAGGAGCAGTGGGACGTCGTCGTGGACACCTGGTCCGCGGCCCCGCGGGTCGTCCGGAACGCGGCGCGGCTGCTGGCGAACCGCGCCCGGCGGTACGTGTACGTGTCGAGCTGTTCCGTGTACGCCTGGCCGCCCGCGGCGGGGTACGACGAGGGCAGCCCGGTGGTGGAGGGCGCCTCCCCGGACGCCGAGCACACCGACTACGCGCGCGACAAGCGGGGCGGCGAACTGGCCGTGCTGGAGGCCTTCGGCGAGGAGCGGGCGCTCCTCGTACGGGCCGGCCTGATCCTCGGCCCGTACGAGAACATCGGGCGCCTGCCGTGGTGGCTGGACCGGATGGCGCGCGGCGGGCCCGTCCTCGCGCCGGGTCCCCGTGAACTGCCGCTCCAGTACGTCGACGTCCGCGATCTGGCCGAGTGGACCCTCGGGGCGGTGGAGGCGGGCGCGGACGGGGCGTACAACGTCATCAGTCCGTCGGGGCACGCGACCATGGGGGCGCTGCTCGACGCGTGCGTCCAGGTCGCGGGAGGCACGGCTGCCGGAGGCACAGCCGCGGGAGGTCCGGCCGAGCTCCGGTGGACCGATCCCGAGGTGGTTCTCGCGGCCGGGATCGAGCCGTGGATCCAGCTTCCGGTGTGGGTGCCGCCGGGCTCGGAGTCGCATGACGCGATGCACCGGGCGGATGTCTCCAGGGCGGTACGGGACGGACTGCGGTGCCGGCCGGTCGCCGAGACGGTGGCCGACACCTGGAGCTGGCTCCAGGGCATAGGAGGCACCGCTCCCCAGCGCCCCGACCGGCCGGTGGTCGGACTCGACCCCTCGGTGGAGGCGAAGGTCCTGGGCGACTGA
- a CDS encoding DUF1996 domain-containing protein, translating into MGRTNRKRRSTLANRAIAASAALALGGGGLLAANIYASAGEGKNSTQNAQTTAAGVATIKCPDVGQQLTDVPKGARAGVDKELAKLDQQVTEAYKRLADTRQAQAGDSSYVNNAILSPLKSKRTATIDRIGNNIQRSGGKAPQQQDQLAECEGVPADQPAAGEGQGGDGQDQGQDNGQDQGQDQGDGQDQGQDQGDGQDQGNGGQDGNGPVAADFQDITQVQPTGGAKGVGPNGLPANGDSGSTGTFTTNCGTNENENRNSDNVIVAPGVSNGAQHQHDYVGNQDNDAFASDQDLAAADTSCQNQGDKSSYFWPVLRVQDGQDDIDANAPGGGQDGNVGTILQPAEAQLKFVGNQKGDVVAMPTALRIITGDAKSFVNGLANANTNWSCTGFEDRQLTDKYPICPEGSSVVRTTNFQSCWDGQNIDSANHRTHVSFVQADGTCGNGFQAIPQLQVRLVYDVAAPQIQGDQVTNPFAVDSFPDQLHKPITDHNDFINFFDENTMNQVVDCINSGQDCQ; encoded by the coding sequence ATGGGACGCACAAACCGTAAACGCCGCTCCACGCTCGCCAACCGGGCGATAGCCGCATCGGCGGCTCTCGCGCTGGGTGGCGGCGGTCTGCTGGCGGCCAACATCTACGCTTCTGCGGGCGAGGGCAAGAACTCGACGCAGAACGCGCAGACGACGGCCGCCGGAGTGGCGACGATCAAATGTCCGGACGTCGGCCAGCAGCTGACCGACGTGCCGAAGGGGGCACGCGCCGGTGTCGACAAGGAGCTGGCGAAGCTCGACCAGCAGGTCACCGAGGCCTACAAGCGCCTCGCCGACACGCGCCAGGCCCAGGCGGGGGACTCCAGCTACGTCAACAACGCCATCCTCAGTCCGCTGAAGTCCAAGCGGACCGCCACGATCGACCGGATCGGCAACAACATCCAGCGCTCGGGCGGCAAGGCTCCGCAGCAGCAGGACCAGCTCGCCGAGTGTGAGGGCGTGCCGGCCGACCAGCCCGCCGCCGGCGAAGGCCAGGGCGGTGACGGTCAGGATCAGGGCCAGGACAACGGCCAGGACCAGGGTCAGGACCAGGGCGACGGTCAGGACCAGGGTCAGGACCAGGGCGACGGTCAGGACCAGGGCAACGGTGGCCAGGACGGCAACGGTCCGGTGGCTGCCGACTTCCAGGACATCACCCAGGTCCAGCCGACCGGTGGCGCGAAGGGCGTCGGTCCGAACGGGCTTCCCGCGAACGGGGACTCCGGTTCGACGGGCACGTTCACCACGAACTGTGGCACGAACGAGAACGAGAACCGCAACTCGGACAACGTGATCGTCGCTCCCGGTGTCAGCAACGGTGCGCAGCACCAGCACGACTACGTCGGCAACCAGGACAACGACGCTTTCGCGAGCGACCAGGACCTGGCGGCGGCCGACACCAGCTGCCAGAACCAGGGTGACAAGTCGTCGTACTTCTGGCCGGTGCTGCGTGTGCAGGACGGTCAGGACGACATCGACGCGAACGCCCCCGGTGGCGGTCAGGACGGCAACGTCGGCACGATCCTCCAGCCGGCCGAGGCCCAGCTGAAGTTCGTGGGCAACCAGAAGGGCGACGTGGTCGCGATGCCCACTGCCCTGCGCATCATCACCGGTGACGCCAAGTCCTTCGTGAACGGTCTCGCCAACGCCAACACCAACTGGAGCTGCACCGGCTTCGAGGACCGTCAGCTGACGGACAAGTACCCGATCTGCCCCGAGGGCAGCTCCGTGGTGCGGACGACCAACTTCCAGAGCTGCTGGGACGGTCAGAACATCGACTCGGCCAACCACCGCACGCACGTGTCCTTCGTCCAGGCGGACGGCACCTGTGGCAACGGTTTCCAGGCCATCCCCCAGCTGCAGGTCCGTCTGGTCTACGACGTAGCGGCCCCGCAGATCCAGGGCGATCAGGTCACGAACCCGTTCGCGGTGGACTCCTTCCCGGACCAGCTGCACAAGCCGATCACCGACCACAACGACTTCATCAACTTCTTCGACGAGAACACGATGAACCAGGTGGTCGACTGCATCAACAGTGGCCAGGACTGCCAGTGA
- the glnII gene encoding glutamine synthetase, with the protein MTFKAEYIWIDGTEPTAKLRSKTKILADDAKGAELPIWGFDGSSTNQAEGHASDRVLKPVAVFPDPIRGGDDVLVMCEVLNIDMTPHESNTRAALTEVAEKFAAQEPIFGIEQEYTFFKGSRPLGFPEGGFPAAQGGYYCGVGSDEIFGRDVVEAHLDNCLKAGLAISGINAEVMPGQWEFQVGPVSPLEVADQLWVARWLLYRTAEDFDVSATLDPKPVKGDWNGAGAHTNFSTKAMREGYDAIITACESLGEGSKPLDHVKNYGAGIDDRLTGLHETAPWNEYSYGVSNRGASVRIPWQVEKDGKGYIEDRRPNANVDPYLVTRLIVDTCCSALEKAGQV; encoded by the coding sequence GTGACCTTCAAGGCTGAGTACATCTGGATCGACGGCACCGAGCCGACGGCCAAGCTCCGTTCGAAGACGAAGATACTGGCCGACGACGCCAAGGGTGCCGAGCTGCCGATCTGGGGCTTCGACGGGTCCTCCACGAACCAGGCCGAGGGTCACGCCTCCGACCGCGTGCTCAAGCCGGTCGCCGTCTTCCCGGACCCGATCCGCGGCGGCGACGACGTGCTCGTCATGTGCGAGGTCCTCAACATCGACATGACGCCGCACGAGTCCAACACCCGTGCCGCGCTCACCGAGGTCGCGGAGAAGTTCGCCGCGCAGGAGCCGATCTTCGGCATCGAGCAGGAGTACACCTTCTTCAAGGGCTCGCGCCCGCTCGGCTTCCCCGAGGGCGGCTTCCCGGCCGCGCAGGGCGGCTACTACTGCGGCGTCGGCTCGGACGAGATCTTCGGCCGTGACGTCGTCGAGGCACACCTGGACAACTGCCTCAAGGCCGGTCTCGCCATCTCCGGCATCAACGCCGAGGTCATGCCCGGCCAGTGGGAGTTCCAGGTCGGCCCGGTCTCGCCGCTGGAGGTCGCCGACCAGCTGTGGGTGGCCCGCTGGCTGCTCTACCGCACCGCCGAGGACTTCGACGTCTCCGCGACGCTGGACCCGAAGCCGGTGAAGGGCGACTGGAACGGCGCGGGGGCGCACACCAACTTCTCCACCAAGGCGATGCGCGAGGGTTACGACGCGATCATCACCGCGTGCGAGTCGCTGGGCGAGGGCTCGAAGCCGCTCGACCACGTCAAGAACTACGGTGCCGGGATCGACGACCGGCTGACCGGTCTGCACGAGACCGCTCCGTGGAACGAGTACTCCTACGGTGTGTCCAACCGTGGTGCCTCGGTGCGGATCCCCTGGCAGGTGGAGAAGGACGGCAAGGGGTACATCGAGGACCGGCGGCCCAACGCCAACGTCGACCCGTACCTGGTGACTCGGCTGATCGTCGACACGTGCTGCTCTGCCCTTGAGAAGGCCGGGCAGGTCTGA
- a CDS encoding sensor histidine kinase, whose translation MNTNGDNTNGDNETVGGRLRTVAVTGARALLLAVVAPAGSITLFVLSVVSIVLVPLGIGIVTTPWVLAGVRGFANWRRLVAAQWCGVRIPPAYRPVPKDANPWTRCFRLLGDPATWRDLMWLPVDMIAGFVTALLPAALLTYPFEGFALGAGLWRVFTDGTRVGWWYGFVPISGQLSALAAAALGAALLVTGVHTAPLLLRVHFLLTRSVLGSGQGELAERVRVLTETRRDAVDTSAAELRRIERDLHDGAQARLVAMGMDLGTIEALVEKDPAKARQLLAQARRSSAEALTELRDLVRGIHPPVLAERGLGDAVRALALRLPISTEVDVELPGRAGEPVEAAAYFAVSEVLTNAVKHSGADRIWVDIHHAPEHGGMLRIAVTDDGGGGASIGAGSGLSGVERRLGTFDGVLAVSSPAGGPTMVTMEIPCELS comes from the coding sequence ATGAACACGAACGGGGACAACACGAACGGGGACAACGAGACCGTCGGCGGCAGGCTGCGTACCGTCGCGGTCACCGGGGCGCGGGCTCTGTTGCTGGCCGTCGTGGCGCCGGCCGGGTCGATCACCCTCTTCGTCCTGTCCGTCGTGTCGATCGTCCTCGTGCCGCTGGGCATCGGCATCGTCACGACACCGTGGGTGCTGGCGGGCGTACGCGGCTTCGCGAACTGGCGGCGGCTGGTGGCGGCCCAGTGGTGCGGGGTGCGGATCCCGCCCGCGTACCGGCCGGTGCCGAAGGACGCGAACCCCTGGACGCGGTGCTTCCGGCTGCTCGGCGATCCGGCGACCTGGCGGGACCTGATGTGGCTGCCGGTCGACATGATCGCGGGTTTCGTCACGGCGCTGCTGCCCGCCGCGCTGCTCACCTATCCCTTCGAGGGGTTCGCGCTCGGCGCCGGGCTGTGGCGGGTCTTCACGGACGGCACGCGCGTCGGCTGGTGGTACGGGTTCGTGCCCATCAGCGGGCAGCTCAGCGCCCTCGCCGCGGCCGCGCTGGGAGCGGCCCTGCTCGTCACCGGTGTCCACACCGCTCCCCTGCTGCTGCGGGTCCACTTCCTGCTGACCCGGTCCGTCCTCGGATCCGGCCAGGGCGAGCTGGCCGAGCGCGTCCGTGTGCTCACCGAGACCCGGCGCGACGCCGTCGACACCTCGGCGGCCGAACTGCGCCGTATCGAACGGGACCTGCATGACGGGGCACAGGCCAGGCTGGTCGCGATGGGCATGGATCTCGGCACCATCGAGGCCCTGGTCGAGAAGGACCCGGCGAAGGCCAGGCAGTTGCTCGCGCAGGCCCGCAGGTCCTCCGCCGAGGCGCTCACCGAACTGCGTGACCTCGTACGCGGTATCCACCCGCCCGTGCTCGCGGAGCGCGGACTCGGCGACGCCGTACGGGCGTTGGCACTGCGGCTGCCGATCAGCACGGAGGTGGACGTGGAGTTGCCGGGCCGGGCGGGCGAACCGGTGGAGGCGGCCGCGTACTTCGCCGTCAGCGAGGTCCTCACCAACGCCGTAAAGCACTCGGGGGCGGACCGGATCTGGGTCGACATCCACCATGCCCCGGAGCACGGCGGCATGCTGCGGATCGCGGTCACCGACGACGGCGGCGGGGGCGCCTCGATCGGCGCGGGTTCGGGACTCTCCGGAGTCGAGCGGCGACTGGGTACATTCGACGGCGTCCTGGCCGTCAGCAGTCCCGCGGGCGGCCCCACCATGGTGACCATGGAGATCCCTTGCGAGTTGTCCTAG
- a CDS encoding MarR family transcriptional regulator has product MKDQGPEVEIIHLLRAVTVELGLHSARFANENSMHATDVRALICLMDAHRDGTEMTAGRLGGLLGLNSAGTTAVVDRLERLGHARRVRDGRDRRRVLVEVEKRAVELGQAFFGSLIGRSVELLRGYDERELAAIRGFLTGVREAASGAEPDV; this is encoded by the coding sequence GTGAAGGACCAGGGACCCGAGGTGGAGATCATCCATCTCCTGCGCGCGGTCACCGTCGAACTCGGCCTGCACAGCGCCCGGTTCGCGAACGAGAACAGCATGCACGCCACGGACGTCAGGGCACTGATCTGCCTCATGGACGCCCACAGGGACGGGACCGAGATGACGGCGGGACGGCTGGGCGGCCTGCTCGGGCTCAACTCGGCGGGGACCACGGCCGTCGTCGACCGGCTCGAACGGCTGGGGCATGCGCGGCGGGTACGGGACGGGCGCGACCGGCGCCGGGTGCTCGTCGAGGTGGAGAAGCGGGCGGTCGAACTGGGCCAGGCCTTCTTCGGCTCGCTGATCGGCCGGTCCGTGGAGCTGCTCCGGGGGTACGACGAGCGCGAACTGGCCGCGATCCGGGGCTTCCTGACGGGCGTACGGGAGGCGGCTTCGGGCGCGGAGCCGGATGTGTGA
- a CDS encoding winged helix-turn-helix domain-containing protein, protein MANTRSFSSVATAPSTAPSVAPSTGSARPRLRAVDRDEVVDVTALLPPGATWLPAPPHTLPTLPGRPPMIGYLVLVPADQPSLLPVADPAESQGEGDDSLVRVDTVQRTAEVGGRPLDLTYLEFELLAHLVAHPHRVHSRDQLVTTVWGYGHVGDGRTVDVHIARLRRKLGAEHRDAIKTVRRVGYKYTPPTAS, encoded by the coding sequence ATGGCGAACACCCGTTCCTTCTCCTCCGTTGCCACCGCCCCCTCCACAGCGCCCTCCGTGGCCCCTTCCACGGGCTCGGCCCGCCCTCGACTGCGTGCGGTCGACCGGGACGAGGTGGTCGACGTCACGGCCCTTCTCCCGCCGGGTGCCACCTGGCTGCCCGCTCCCCCGCACACCCTGCCCACGCTGCCGGGCCGGCCGCCGATGATCGGGTACCTGGTCCTCGTACCGGCCGACCAGCCGTCGCTCCTGCCGGTCGCGGACCCGGCGGAGTCGCAGGGCGAGGGCGACGACTCCCTCGTACGCGTCGACACCGTGCAGCGCACGGCCGAGGTCGGCGGGCGGCCGCTGGATCTCACGTATCTGGAGTTCGAGCTGCTCGCGCATCTCGTGGCGCACCCGCACCGCGTGCACAGCCGCGACCAGCTGGTCACCACGGTGTGGGGCTACGGGCACGTGGGCGACGGCCGGACCGTGGACGTCCACATCGCCCGGCTGCGCCGCAAGCTCGGGGCGGAGCACCGGGATGCGATCAAGACGGTGCGGCGCGTGGGGTACAAGTACACGCCGCCGACCGCGAGCTGA
- a CDS encoding winged helix DNA-binding domain-containing protein translates to MSGQLRYIEVAERRARLAVGHRLAGAARADSPEEVAESLVALHGTDPASVFLAVGARLADAAKTVPEMERALYEDRTLVRMHGMRHTVFVFPTGLVPVVHASTGLTVAARARAALIKDMAKAGAPDARWLAEVEASALAALARRGEATAVELAQDEPRLREQFVYAAGKSYEGVHTVSSRLWRVLGVEGRVVRGRPLGSWTSTQFRWAVAPPSPELPVAKAQSELMRRWLGACGPATEADLKWWTGWKVTDVRAALKTVGAVTVSVDEGVGHVLADAVEPVGAAEPWAALLPGLDPTAMGWQERDWYCPPELRSALFDRSGNIGPTVWWDGRIVGGWAQRPDGEIAWRLLDTEGVGHEAREAIEAEATRLHAWVGPTRVTPRFRTPLERELASV, encoded by the coding sequence GTGAGCGGACAGTTGCGGTACATCGAGGTGGCGGAGCGGCGGGCCCGGCTGGCTGTCGGGCATCGGCTGGCCGGTGCCGCGCGGGCGGACTCGCCGGAGGAGGTCGCGGAGTCGCTGGTGGCGCTGCACGGGACGGATCCCGCGAGCGTCTTCCTCGCCGTGGGCGCGCGCCTGGCGGACGCGGCGAAGACCGTGCCGGAGATGGAACGCGCGCTGTACGAGGACCGGACGCTGGTGCGGATGCACGGCATGCGGCACACCGTGTTCGTGTTCCCCACCGGGCTCGTTCCGGTCGTGCACGCCTCCACCGGGCTCACCGTCGCCGCCCGGGCGCGGGCCGCGCTGATCAAGGACATGGCCAAGGCGGGAGCACCGGACGCGCGGTGGCTCGCGGAGGTGGAGGCGTCGGCGCTGGCCGCGCTGGCCCGGCGCGGAGAGGCCACCGCGGTGGAACTGGCGCAGGACGAGCCCCGGCTGAGGGAACAGTTCGTGTACGCGGCGGGGAAGAGCTACGAGGGCGTGCACACCGTCTCCTCGCGGCTGTGGAGGGTGCTGGGGGTCGAGGGCCGGGTCGTACGAGGGCGGCCGCTGGGCTCGTGGACGTCCACGCAGTTCCGGTGGGCGGTGGCCCCGCCCTCCCCCGAACTGCCGGTCGCCAAGGCCCAGTCGGAGCTGATGCGGCGGTGGCTCGGCGCGTGCGGGCCGGCCACGGAGGCGGACCTGAAGTGGTGGACGGGCTGGAAGGTCACTGACGTCCGCGCCGCGCTCAAGACGGTCGGGGCGGTGACCGTTTCGGTTGACGAGGGCGTCGGACACGTCCTCGCCGACGCCGTGGAACCGGTCGGGGCGGCCGAGCCGTGGGCGGCGCTGCTGCCCGGGCTGGATCCGACGGCCATGGGCTGGCAGGAACGGGACTGGTACTGCCCGCCGGAGCTGCGGTCCGCGCTCTTCGACCGCAGCGGGAACATCGGGCCCACCGTGTGGTGGGACGGGCGGATCGTCGGAGGGTGGGCCCAGCGGCCCGACGGCGAGATCGCCTGGCGGCTGCTGGACACCGAGGGGGTGGGCCACGAGGCGCGGGAGGCGATCGAGGCGGAGGCCACGCGGCTGCACGCCTGGGTGGGCCCGACCAGGGTCACACCGCGCTTCCGGACGCCGCTGGAACGGGAGTTGGCGTCGGTCTGA
- a CDS encoding arsenate reductase family protein: MEIWINPACSKCRSAINLLDEEGAAYTVRRYLEDVPSEAEIREVLERLGLEPWDITRTQEAAAKELGMKEWARDAGSRERWVAALAEHPRLIQRPIITAEDGTAVVARTDEAVRDALGRSQDEGPSTPA; this comes from the coding sequence ATGGAGATCTGGATCAATCCGGCATGTTCGAAGTGCCGCAGCGCCATCAATCTGCTGGACGAGGAGGGGGCCGCGTACACGGTTCGGCGGTACTTGGAGGACGTGCCGAGCGAGGCCGAGATCCGGGAGGTCCTGGAGCGGCTCGGTCTTGAGCCCTGGGACATCACCCGGACCCAGGAGGCCGCCGCGAAGGAGCTGGGGATGAAGGAGTGGGCCCGGGACGCCGGTTCACGGGAACGGTGGGTCGCGGCGCTCGCGGAGCACCCTCGGCTCATCCAGCGGCCGATCATCACCGCGGAGGACGGAACCGCCGTGGTGGCACGCACGGACGAGGCCGTACGGGACGCGTTGGGCCGAAGTCAAGATGAGGGTCCCTCAACTCCTGCGTGA
- a CDS encoding alpha/beta fold hydrolase: protein MNFCVAYDKVMAKWPADREEISVRTAFGETVVNVCGPRDGTPLLLLPGGGGATSASWFANAAELARTHRVHAVDLIGEPGRSVRDTESPLRTVEDLTAWLDELVGALLHDMGADPAARIHLGGHSYGGWIALQYALHVPERVSRLFLLDPTKCFSGFRTVYLLRAGSMMLRRSPRRLRAFLEWETGGVPLDHDWLRLQEEAGTFPLVRPVTGPAPEPETLRALGLPVLVLLAGRSRAHDARRVAARAATLLPRAEVTVLPDVSHHALPHTDSAELNRRLTGFLAA from the coding sequence ATGAACTTCTGCGTGGCGTACGACAAGGTCATGGCCAAGTGGCCCGCCGACCGGGAGGAGATCAGCGTCCGCACCGCCTTCGGCGAGACGGTCGTCAACGTCTGCGGCCCGCGCGACGGCACCCCGCTCCTCCTGTTACCTGGCGGAGGCGGCGCCACCTCGGCCTCCTGGTTCGCCAACGCGGCCGAACTCGCCCGTACGCACCGGGTCCACGCCGTCGACCTGATCGGCGAACCGGGCCGCAGCGTACGCGATACCGAGAGCCCCCTGCGCACCGTCGAAGACCTCACCGCGTGGCTCGACGAACTCGTCGGCGCGCTTCTGCACGACATGGGCGCCGACCCGGCCGCCCGGATCCACCTGGGCGGACACTCGTATGGCGGCTGGATCGCCCTGCAGTACGCGCTGCACGTGCCGGAGCGGGTGAGCCGTCTGTTCCTCCTCGACCCGACGAAGTGCTTCTCCGGGTTCAGGACGGTGTACCTGCTGCGTGCCGGGTCGATGATGCTGCGGCGCTCGCCCCGCCGACTGCGCGCCTTCCTGGAGTGGGAGACCGGGGGAGTCCCGCTCGACCACGACTGGCTGCGGCTCCAGGAGGAGGCGGGCACCTTTCCGCTCGTACGGCCGGTGACGGGCCCGGCGCCCGAGCCTGAGACCCTGCGCGCGCTCGGACTGCCGGTCCTGGTCCTGCTGGCGGGGAGGAGCAGGGCCCATGACGCGCGACGGGTGGCGGCTCGCGCCGCCACCCTGTTGCCGCGCGCGGAGGTGACCGTCCTGCCGGACGTGTCGCACCACGCGCTGCCCCACACGGACTCCGCCGAGCTGAACCGCAGACTGACCGGCTTCCTGGCAGCCTGA